A single genomic interval of Arthrobacter sp. NicSoilB8 harbors:
- a CDS encoding sodium:solute symporter — translation MDASFVNIAIVVVYLLAMLAFGWWGKSRTKNNSDFLVAGRRLGPFLYTGTMAAVVLGGASTVGGVGLGYKFGISGMWLVVAIGAGVLLLSLLFASTIQKLKIYTVSQMLTLRYGSNATQTSGIVMLAYTLMLCATSTGAYATIFVVLFGWDRALAIAVGGAIVLIYSTIGGMWSITLADQVQFVIKTVGIFLLMLPFTLNAAGGFEGIRARVDASFFQIDGIGVQTIITYFVVYTLGLLIGQDIWQRVFTAKTPEVARWGGATAGIYCILYGAAGALIGLGARVALPQIDVKALGKDVVYAEVATHLLPIGIGGLVLAAAVAAMMSTASGALIAAATVARADVLPFVAGWFGKTVNTDDTDNPEHDVKANRMWVLGLGVVAIVIAIITKDVVAALTIAYDILVGGLLVAILGGLVWKRGTGVAAAASMAVGSVITLGTMIILEINAEVPLDGIYANEPIYYGLVASAVVYIAVSLLTKPTDPAVMQNWHRRVAGGAAEEEQAPVLTH, via the coding sequence ATGGACGCAAGTTTCGTCAACATCGCCATTGTGGTGGTGTATCTGCTCGCCATGCTGGCGTTCGGATGGTGGGGCAAGTCCCGCACCAAAAACAATAGCGACTTCCTCGTCGCCGGCCGCCGCCTGGGCCCGTTTCTCTACACCGGCACCATGGCCGCCGTCGTCCTGGGCGGCGCCTCGACGGTCGGCGGCGTGGGCCTGGGCTACAAGTTCGGCATCTCCGGCATGTGGCTCGTGGTCGCAATCGGCGCCGGCGTCCTGCTGCTGAGCCTGCTCTTCGCCAGCACCATCCAGAAGCTGAAAATCTACACCGTCTCCCAGATGCTGACCCTGCGCTACGGCAGCAATGCCACGCAGACCTCCGGCATCGTCATGCTCGCCTACACGCTCATGCTCTGCGCCACCTCCACCGGCGCCTACGCCACCATCTTCGTGGTGCTGTTCGGCTGGGACCGCGCGCTCGCGATCGCCGTCGGCGGGGCAATCGTGCTGATTTACTCGACCATCGGCGGCATGTGGTCCATCACGCTGGCCGACCAGGTCCAGTTCGTCATCAAGACGGTCGGCATCTTCCTCCTGATGCTGCCGTTCACGCTCAACGCCGCGGGCGGTTTTGAGGGCATCCGGGCCCGTGTTGACGCCAGCTTCTTCCAGATCGACGGCATCGGCGTCCAGACCATCATCACGTATTTCGTGGTCTACACCCTCGGCCTGTTGATCGGCCAGGACATCTGGCAGCGTGTGTTCACCGCCAAGACGCCTGAGGTGGCCCGTTGGGGCGGCGCCACGGCCGGCATCTACTGCATCCTCTACGGTGCGGCCGGCGCCCTGATCGGCCTCGGCGCCCGCGTCGCGCTGCCGCAGATTGACGTCAAGGCCCTCGGCAAGGACGTTGTCTACGCCGAGGTCGCCACCCACCTGCTGCCCATCGGCATCGGCGGCCTCGTGCTTGCCGCTGCCGTGGCCGCCATGATGTCCACCGCCTCCGGCGCCTTGATCGCGGCCGCCACCGTGGCCCGCGCCGACGTGCTGCCGTTCGTCGCCGGCTGGTTCGGTAAGACCGTCAACACCGACGACACCGACAACCCGGAGCACGACGTCAAGGCCAACCGCATGTGGGTCCTGGGCCTCGGCGTCGTGGCGATCGTGATCGCCATCATCACCAAGGACGTCGTCGCCGCCCTGACCATTGCCTACGACATCCTTGTGGGCGGCCTGCTCGTGGCCATTCTCGGCGGCCTGGTGTGGAAGCGCGGCACCGGCGTTGCCGCCGCGGCGTCCATGGCAGTCGGCTCGGTCATCACGCTCGGGACCATGATCATCCTGGAAATCAATGCCGAGGTTCCGCTCGACGGCATCTACGCCAACGAGCCGATCTACTACGGCCTCGTGGCCTCGGCGGTCGTCTACATCGCGGTGTCGCTGCTGACCAAGCCGACGGATCCTGCAGTCATGCAGAACTGGCACCGGCGGGTCGCCGGCGGCGCAGCCGAGGAGGAACAGGCTCCTGTCCTGACCCACTAA